From the genome of Triticum aestivum cultivar Chinese Spring chromosome 3B, IWGSC CS RefSeq v2.1, whole genome shotgun sequence, one region includes:
- the LOC123066763 gene encoding protein RETICULATA-RELATED 4, chloroplastic: MASPSPMLPSSPSAHRQPSSPHPGQLHLHPRLHSHNPSSRLALLRSLPLRLRLAIPRPRLPTLPLALPSSTGGNNNDDDNNGGGGGDDEAGDGGGGEWGGHRGEALFVLAQAGRKLSSLPADLAAAVDGGRVTADIVRRFAEMDRSPLLRWLLRFRGFRERLLADDLFLAKLAMEMGVGMIAKTAAEYEKRRENFVKEIDIVIADVVMAIVADFMLVYLPAPTVSLQPPLARNAGLITSFFHNCPDNAFQIALAGRSFSLLQRLGAIVKNGAKLFAVGTGASLVGTGVTNALIKARKAVDKDLDDEVDDIPVVSTSIAYGIYMAVSSNLRYQILSGVIEQRMLEPVLHNHKLLLSALCFAVRTGNTFLGSLLWVDYARMVGVQKAEEEI, from the exons ATGGCCTCCCCCTCCCCAATGCTGCCCTCCTCCCCCTCCGCCCACCGCCAACCCTCCTCCCCCCACCCCGGCCAGCTCCACCTCCACCCCCGCCTCCACAGCCACAATCCCTCCTCCCGCCTCGCCCTCCTACGCTCGCTCCCGCTCCGCCTCCGCCTCGCCATTCCCCGCCCCCGCCTCCCCACCCTCCCCctcgccctcccctcctccaccggcggcaacaacaacgacgacgacaacaacggcggcggcggcggggacgacgaagcaggggacggcggcggcggcgagtggggCGGGCACCGGGGGGAGGCGCTGTTCGTGCTGGCGCAGGCGGGGCGGAAGCTCTCCAGCCTGCCCGCCGACCTCGCCGCGGCCGTCGACGGCGGTCGCGTCACGGCCGACATCGTGCGGCGCTTCGCGGAGATGGACCGCTCGCCGCTGCTCCGCTGGCTGCTGCGCTTCAGAGGGTTCCGGGagcgcctcctcgccgacgacctctTCCTCGCCAAGCTCGCCATGGAGATGGGCGTCGGCATGATCGCCAAG ACCGCTGCGGAGTATGAGAAGAGACGGGAGAACTTCGTCAAGGAGATTGACATCGTCATCGCTGATGTG GTCATGGCAATAGTTGCAGATTTCATGCTTGTCTATCTTCCAGCACCAACTGTGTCTTTGCAGCCACCACTTGCGAGAAATGCTGGACTTATTACTAGTTTTTTCCACAATTGCCCAGACAATGCTTTCCAA ATTGCTTTGGCTGGAAGATCATTCTCGCTTCTGCAGAGGCTAGGAGCTATTGTG AAAAATGGTGCGAAGCTTTTCGCTGTTGGAACTGGTGCTTCTCTG GTTGGTACTGGTGTCACCAATGCACTGATCAAAGCAAGGAAGGCTGTTGACAAGGACCTCGACGACGAAGTTGACGATATTCCAGTGGTGTCAACTAGTATTGCctatggtatatatatggcagtttctagtAATCTCAG GTACCAGATTTTGTCCGGTGTAATCGAGCAGAGGATGCTGGAGCCCGTATTGCATAACCACAAGCTGCTGCTGAGCGCACTCTGCTTCGCTGTTAGGACAGGGAACACATTCTTGGGTTCTTTACT ATGGGTGGACTATGCCAGGATGGTGGGTGTTCAAAAGGCCGAGGAGGAGATCTAA
- the LOC123066764 gene encoding protein STRICTOSIDINE SYNTHASE-LIKE 10: protein MGCSMSRLLKTTVTLIILVLLLMPGALAATSFDASRSQQLPLPRGTVKGPESVAFDGLGQGPYSGVSDGRILKWNGEKLGWTTYAYGPGYDSKTCTPSKFSSETENARESRCGRPLGLRFDEKSGDLYVADAYKGLMRVAPGGGEATVLVNQVDGYPLRFTNGVDVDQVTGKVYFTDSSMNYQRSQHEMVTRTGDSTGRLMSYDPRTSDVTLLQAGMTYPNGVALSADRTHLVVASTGPCKLLRHWIKGVNAGTSEPFADLPGYPDNVRPDTKGGYWVALHREKNELPFGRDSHRLAVRVGNDGNIVEEMRGPKKVRPTEIMERSNGKIYLGSVELPYVGVVKRK, encoded by the coding sequence ATGGGGTGCAGCATGAGCCGCCTCCTCAAGACCACCGTCACGCTGATCATCCTCGTCCTTCTCCTCATGCCCGGGGCCTTAGCCGCCACTAGCTTCGATGCCTCACGAAGCCAACAGCTGCCGCTGCCGCGAGGGACGGTCAAAGGGCCGGAGAGCGTCGCCTTCGACGGACTGGGCCAGGGACCCTACAGCGGCGTCTCAGACGGCCGGATCCTCAAGTGGAACGGCGAAAAGCTAGGATGGACTACCTATGCATATGGACCCGGGTATGATAGCAAGACATGCACGCCGTCCAAGTTCAGCTCGGAGACTGAGAATGCCAGGGAGAGCCGCTGCGGCCGCCCGCTTGGCCTACGGTTCGACGAGAAATCGGGCGACCTCTACGTGGCCGACGCGTACAAGGGGCTGATGCGGGTAgcgccgggcggcggggaggcCACCGTGTTGGTCAACCAGGTTGACGGTTATCCTCTGCGCTTCACCAACGGTGTTGACGTTGATCAAGTTACGGGAAAGGTCTACTTCACCGATAGCTCGATGAACTATCAAAGGTCGCAGCATGAGATGGTCACTCGCACAGGAGACTCGACGGGCCGCCTCATGAGCTACGACCCACGGACATCGGATGTCACGCTGCTCCAGGCGGGCATGACGTACCCCAACGGCGTCGCGCTCAGCGCCGACCGCACCCACCTCGTGGTCGCATCTACTGGACCATGCAAGCTACTGAGGCACTGGATCAAAGGGGTCAACGCAGGCACATCCGAGCCTTTTGCCGACCTGCCCGGCTATCCAGATAACGTGAGGCCCGACACCAAAGGAGGCTATTGGGTGGCGTTGCACCGCGAGAAGAATGAGTTGCCCTTTGGTCGTGATAGTCATCGTCTCGCTGTCAGGGTCGGTAATGATGGGAACATAGTCGAGGAGATGAGAGGGCCAAAGAAGGTGAGGCCCACCGAGATTATGGAGAGAAGCAATGGCAAGATCTACTTGGGTTCGGTAGAGCTTCCTTATGTCGGCGTTGTTAAGCGCAAGTAG